The genomic region TAAGCTGAGTAGCCCGATGAGAATAAGAGGGGCTACTGCAACACCGGCCACCTTAACCCCGATGCCAAATCCTTTGGAATTGTTCCTTTGGTTGTTATCTATGTTAGTCATGAGATGCCCTTCGTTAGAAATCGATAAAGGAACCAATAAAAAGCAATTGCAAAAGACGTAGACGTTGGTATCGTTTCGTCATGTCAGGTTACGTTCAACTGCCCCAAAGGGGTACAACGACATAGCCCGGGGTAACACCCCTGGTAAAGGCACGAACATTCCTAAGCCCTGAAAGGGTGCAATAGAGGTTTTGCCCTTTCAAATCTTCCCCGTTAACTCGAACGATTCCCAGGGCGTTGCCCTGAGTTATCATGTTTTGTCCCTTCGGGCAATCGGCCGTTATCTGGCGATAACGATGATCAATGCCTTACCGGCCACAACAGCTAAAATTCTTTGAATTCATCTTTATTGCTTATTGGTTTTGCCATTCCTGCCTTTTTACCAAATATCCTACTGGCTTGGGATAATGGTTGAGTAGTTACTCCCGGCCGAGCAAATCCTGTGTGGGTTGCTGTTCGCTTAATTGGTATAGCCTCTGGTGCAGCTTGTTCGGTCTCGATTTTGAAAAAGCTAACCAGATCTTGGAGCTGGGTGACCTGGGCGGACAATTCCTCAGCGGTGGCTGCTAATTCCTCGGAGGAACTGGCGTTGGTTTGGGTGAGATTAGAAAGCTGCCCCATGGCGGTATCTATTTGGGAGACGCCAGTGGATTGTTCCTTGGAGGCGGTAGCGATCTCTTGGACCAAACTAGAAGTTGTGGTAATGGCTGGCACAATTTCACCCAGGAGTATGCCCGCTTTCTCGGCGAGTGCCACACTGCTGGATGCCAATTTGCCAATCTCCTGAGCTGCCACCTGACTGCGTTCAGCAAGTTTACGTACTTCGGATGCTACTACCGCAAATCCTTTTCCATGTTCTCCCGCTCGTGCTGCTTCAATGGCGGCATTGAGGGCAAGGAGGTTAGTCTGGTAGGCAATGTCGTCAATGATTCCGATCTTGCTTGCGATCTGTTTCATCGCATCGACTGTTCCGCTTACTGCAGTACCGCCATCACGCGCTTTGGTAGCTGCTTGATGTGCTGTGCTATCGGTGACCTTGGCGTTATCAGCATTTTTGGTGATGGAAAAACTCATCCGCTCCACGGCGGCGCTAGTCTCTTCCACACTGGCAGCCTGTTCGCTAGTGGCTTGGCTAAG from Gammaproteobacteria bacterium harbors:
- a CDS encoding hypothetical protein (Evidence 5 : Unknown function), with the translated sequence MITQGNALGIVRVNGEDLKGQNLYCTLSGLRNVRAFTRGVTPGYVVVPLWGS